In Candidatus Methylomirabilota bacterium, one genomic interval encodes:
- a CDS encoding DUF507 family protein has protein sequence MRRREEIAARLSDAILKRLIARRFVEIKDESRVRGAFQKLIVENLQAEDQIDTAARELLQSYARDIREKGLDYRQLFSKTKEKLARDRGFVL, from the coding sequence ATGCGGCGCCGCGAGGAGATCGCCGCCCGCCTCAGCGACGCGATCCTCAAGCGGCTCATCGCCCGGCGCTTCGTCGAGATCAAAGACGAGAGCCGCGTCCGCGGCGCCTTCCAGAAGCTGATCGTCGAGAACCTGCAGGCCGAGGATCAGATCGACACCGCGGCCCGGGAGCTCCTCCAGAGCTACGCCCGCGACATCCGGGAGAAGGGCCTCGACTACCGGCAGCTCTTCAGCAAGACCAAGGAGAAGCTGGCCCGTGACCGGGGGTTCGTCCTGTGA